The following are encoded in a window of uncultured Pseudomonas sp. genomic DNA:
- the hldE gene encoding bifunctional D-glycero-beta-D-manno-heptose-7-phosphate kinase/D-glycero-beta-D-manno-heptose 1-phosphate adenylyltransferase HldE, with product MKLSMPRFDQAAVLVVGDVMLDRYWHGGTSRISPEAPVPVVKVEQIEDRPGGAANVALNIAALGAPAVLIGVTGQDEAADSLSNSLQAVGVKTLFQCIKDQPTIVKLRVMSRHQQLLRMDFEELFRTDSAALAASVEAQLDGIKVLILSDYGKGALQNHQTLVQLARSKGIAVLADPKGKDFSIYRGASLITPNLSEFEAIVGACSDEAELVAKGAALMAELELGALLVTRGEHGMTLLRPQHPALHLPARAREVFDVTGAGDTVISTLAASLAAGEELPHAVALANLAAGIVVGKLGTAAISAPELRRAIQREAGSERGVLSLDQLLLAIEDARAHGEKIVFTNGCFDILHAGHVTYLEQARAQGDRLVLAVNDDASVSRLKGPGRPINSVDRRMAVLAGLGAVDWVVSFSEDTPENLLRAVKPDVLVKGGDYGIEGVVGGDIVRAYGGEVRVLGLVENSSTTAIVEKIRSR from the coding sequence ATGAAATTGTCCATGCCACGTTTCGACCAGGCCGCCGTTCTGGTGGTGGGCGATGTCATGCTCGATCGTTATTGGCATGGCGGCACTTCACGGATATCTCCGGAAGCGCCAGTGCCGGTGGTTAAGGTCGAGCAGATCGAAGATCGTCCGGGCGGCGCCGCCAACGTGGCGTTGAACATCGCCGCGCTCGGTGCGCCGGCAGTCTTGATCGGTGTGACGGGGCAGGATGAGGCCGCGGATAGCCTGAGTAACAGCCTGCAGGCGGTGGGGGTGAAGACCCTGTTTCAGTGCATCAAGGATCAGCCGACCATCGTCAAGTTGCGGGTGATGAGCCGTCATCAGCAGTTGCTGCGCATGGATTTTGAAGAGCTGTTCCGTACCGATAGCGCCGCGCTCGCCGCCAGTGTTGAGGCGCAGCTGGACGGCATCAAGGTGTTGATCCTTTCCGATTATGGCAAAGGCGCGCTGCAGAACCATCAGACCCTGGTGCAGCTGGCGCGCAGCAAAGGCATTGCCGTGCTGGCCGACCCCAAGGGCAAGGATTTCTCCATCTATCGCGGCGCCAGCCTGATTACCCCGAACCTCAGCGAGTTCGAGGCCATCGTCGGCGCTTGCAGTGATGAAGCCGAATTGGTCGCCAAAGGCGCGGCACTGATGGCCGAGCTGGAGCTGGGCGCGCTGTTGGTCACCCGTGGCGAGCACGGCATGACCCTGCTGCGCCCACAGCATCCGGCGCTGCATTTGCCGGCGCGTGCCCGTGAAGTATTCGACGTCACCGGCGCTGGTGATACGGTGATTTCCACCCTGGCCGCTAGTCTGGCTGCGGGCGAGGAGTTGCCGCATGCGGTGGCGCTGGCCAATCTTGCCGCCGGTATTGTGGTGGGTAAGCTGGGCACCGCCGCGATCAGTGCGCCCGAGTTGCGCCGCGCGATCCAGCGTGAAGCCGGTTCCGAGCGCGGCGTGCTGAGCCTTGATCAACTGCTGTTGGCCATCGAAGACGCCCGCGCCCATGGCGAAAAAATTGTCTTCACCAATGGCTGTTTCGATATTCTGCATGCCGGCCACGTGACCTACCTGGAGCAGGCGCGCGCCCAAGGCGATCGACTGGTGCTGGCGGTCAATGATGACGCCTCGGTTAGCCGCTTGAAGGGCCCAGGTCGGCCGATCAATTCGGTGGATCGGCGCATGGCCGTGCTTGCCGGGCTTGGCGCAGTGGACTGGGTGGTGAGCTTCAGTGAAGACACCCCGGAAAATCTGCTGCGAGCGGTAAAACCGGATGTGCTGGTCAAGGGCGGCGATTACGGCATCGAAGGCGTGGTCGGTGGCGATATTGTCCGCGCCTATGGCGGTGAAGTGCGGGTGCTGGGGTTGGTGGAGAACAGCTCGACCACCGCAATAGTCGAGAAAATCCGCAGCCGTTAA
- a CDS encoding GNAT family N-acetyltransferase, producing MLSYLRAWRERGWAPIDAVTYAEAWQRFGGSVATHPQVVERLAGLADIQVRYLGWFSGGELQAAIPTWGRYLALSKDVLKQQGKRGLFDLGNAEVILPLAAEARVPVRHQARYLSALNAEQVLGRREQPEGLALAREPEEYSKKFRYNQRREQRLLEEAGGVIRPMLELSASEQALAYADLFQRRWGFEATGKAHLAEVFSLMRDFMTGSLIYLNDQPVAIQVLYRVEAPQWVSLEYINGGVDPQNREFSPGSVLSFINTQTAWAEARAIGKPLRYSFGRADREYKDRWCNRVPVYQV from the coding sequence ATGCTCAGTTATTTACGTGCCTGGCGTGAGCGTGGTTGGGCTCCGATTGATGCCGTTACTTACGCCGAGGCCTGGCAGCGGTTTGGCGGCAGTGTGGCGACTCATCCGCAGGTAGTCGAGCGCCTGGCAGGTCTGGCGGATATTCAGGTGCGCTACCTCGGCTGGTTTTCCGGCGGTGAGTTGCAGGCTGCCATACCGACTTGGGGCCGATACTTGGCGTTGTCCAAGGATGTGCTGAAACAGCAGGGTAAGCGCGGCTTGTTTGATTTGGGCAATGCCGAAGTCATCCTGCCGCTCGCCGCTGAGGCGCGCGTACCCGTGCGGCATCAGGCGCGCTACCTGTCGGCCCTGAATGCCGAGCAGGTGCTTGGCCGTCGTGAGCAGCCGGAAGGTCTGGCGCTGGCCCGTGAGCCGGAGGAGTACAGCAAAAAATTCCGCTACAACCAGCGCCGCGAGCAGCGTCTGCTGGAGGAAGCTGGAGGGGTTATTCGGCCGATGTTGGAGCTGTCTGCCAGCGAGCAGGCGTTGGCCTATGCCGATCTGTTTCAGCGCCGCTGGGGGTTTGAAGCGACCGGCAAGGCGCACCTGGCTGAGGTGTTTAGCCTAATGCGCGATTTTATGACCGGCTCGCTGATTTATCTGAACGATCAGCCGGTGGCGATCCAGGTGCTTTACCGCGTCGAGGCCCCGCAGTGGGTCAGCCTGGAGTACATCAACGGTGGCGTTGATCCGCAAAACCGCGAGTTCAGTCCAGGCAGCGTGCTCAGTTTTATCAATACCCAAACAGCCTGGGCTGAGGCACGAGCTATTGGTAAGCCGCTGCGTTACTCCTTCGGCCGGGCTGATCGCGAATACAAAGACCGCTGGTGCAACCGCGTGCCGGTCTATCAGGTTTGA
- a CDS encoding O-antigen ligase family protein: MHTQIDSRTQRTYSFICNWLLPLGFVVLLVGLAALPERSLYHKMFYALIAAPTLIALALRPRTGLALLRDPVIITFLMFSIWALISFSWSDTELPFGTLFKRPLYILMLFSACALMALQTNARLAQSTLLSAVLILPLTTYSLVMFIASWTPGERFIGHGALDNPLLSSHLFGFFCAFWLALSMILKPRHSGLALAAALLMGLALLATGSRTPLVATALVCAWLIIACWSKRSIWLLLSGVFAVLALALLYPEAVSNRGLSYRPELWAQTLSMVAQQPWQGFGFGAQLAILIADLNTNFSEPHNFALGVLYYTGIIGLAIWLVMHGLALFQCWKHRSNYLFIVCGALLVYGIGAGLTEGGGILPRPKEHWLVTWIPLALIAALSIRTRQTQGVQR, encoded by the coding sequence ATGCACACACAGATCGACTCACGGACGCAGCGAACTTACTCTTTCATCTGCAATTGGTTACTGCCTCTAGGCTTTGTCGTGTTGCTCGTCGGGCTGGCCGCGCTGCCGGAACGCAGCCTTTACCACAAGATGTTCTACGCGCTAATTGCCGCGCCCACTCTAATTGCCCTAGCACTGCGTCCTCGTACCGGCCTAGCGCTCTTACGAGACCCCGTGATCATCACCTTCTTGATGTTCTCAATCTGGGCCTTGATCAGCTTCAGCTGGTCGGACACCGAGCTGCCCTTCGGCACGCTATTCAAGCGCCCGCTGTATATCCTGATGCTCTTTTCTGCTTGCGCACTGATGGCACTGCAAACCAATGCGCGACTAGCCCAAAGCACACTGCTCTCCGCCGTATTGATATTGCCCCTAACCACTTATAGCCTGGTGATGTTCATTGCCAGCTGGACACCAGGAGAACGGTTTATTGGGCACGGCGCGCTCGACAACCCCCTGCTGAGTTCGCACTTGTTCGGCTTTTTTTGCGCCTTCTGGCTGGCGTTGAGCATGATCCTCAAACCTCGCCACAGCGGGCTCGCACTAGCGGCAGCGTTACTGATGGGGCTGGCATTACTGGCCACAGGCTCACGCACGCCGCTTGTGGCAACAGCACTGGTATGTGCCTGGTTGATAATTGCATGTTGGAGCAAACGCTCAATCTGGCTACTGCTCTCTGGAGTATTCGCAGTGCTGGCCCTCGCCCTGCTCTATCCAGAAGCTGTATCCAATCGGGGCCTGTCATATCGGCCTGAGCTGTGGGCACAAACCCTCAGCATGGTTGCTCAACAGCCTTGGCAAGGCTTTGGCTTTGGTGCACAGCTGGCGATACTTATCGCCGATCTCAACACGAACTTTAGTGAGCCCCACAACTTTGCGCTGGGGGTGCTGTATTACACCGGCATTATCGGCTTGGCCATTTGGCTCGTCATGCACGGTCTCGCGCTCTTCCAATGCTGGAAGCACAGAAGCAACTACTTGTTCATTGTGTGTGGTGCGCTGCTGGTTTATGGCATCGGTGCAGGTTTGACGGAGGGCGGCGGTATCCTGCCAAGACCCAAAGAGCACTGGCTGGTGACCTGGATCCCTCTGGCACTGATTGCGGCCCTCAGCATCCGTACGCGGCAAACACAAGGAGTTCAGCGCTGA
- a CDS encoding PIG-L family deacetylase, which translates to MSGRKQALLRQHRRQKRIALLLAALVLLLAGVFVAWWWLPLLLLVGWVVHEAWFADHLFYAPSDDYNYNFSGVAPSFTGRIEAGCLLLDGDSGAADTLFLQVRLKANWLGRWLDPYVLIGADRQDFERGVNGRRYLNLSGQHELLARGALQIRGRFCRIEPAVTLYALSNPDYAEQRLMVIAPHADDAELAAFGLYSRARDVSIVTLTQGEIEAEPYQTLGLEQAAAARLKGRLRSWDSLAVPLWGGVPQSQCVQLGYYCLQLPAMQAQPELGVGSRESGEDDIRSVRGANSIQLPGDADGVPSWRNLVADLAASLQYFQPEVVVTPHPQLDPHSDHVASTEALLEAIELSSWKPKTLLLYANHLHDNDRWPMGPAGFGIALPPAIEALPADGVWSSALDAAQQLDKAMALAMQHDLQGALPLKRRIRRLLQRLLVGRRWPATGEDEFFRKAVRRHELFWVRTLGG; encoded by the coding sequence ATGTCGGGACGCAAACAGGCTCTGCTCAGGCAGCACCGTCGGCAAAAACGTATTGCTTTGCTCCTGGCTGCGCTGGTGTTGCTGCTGGCGGGGGTGTTTGTCGCGTGGTGGTGGCTGCCATTGCTCCTGCTGGTAGGCTGGGTGGTGCATGAGGCCTGGTTTGCCGATCACCTGTTTTACGCCCCCAGCGATGACTACAACTACAACTTCTCCGGCGTAGCGCCCTCGTTTACCGGGCGCATCGAAGCCGGGTGCCTGCTGCTGGACGGTGATAGTGGTGCGGCCGATACCCTGTTTTTGCAGGTACGGCTCAAGGCCAATTGGCTAGGGCGCTGGCTGGACCCCTATGTGCTGATTGGTGCTGATCGGCAGGACTTTGAGCGGGGCGTAAACGGTCGTCGATATCTGAACCTCTCTGGTCAGCACGAATTATTGGCGCGCGGCGCGCTGCAGATTCGCGGCCGCTTCTGCCGCATTGAACCGGCCGTGACCCTGTATGCCCTGAGCAACCCGGATTACGCCGAGCAGCGCTTAATGGTTATTGCGCCGCACGCCGATGATGCGGAGTTGGCGGCCTTTGGTCTGTACAGCCGGGCGCGCGATGTCAGCATTGTGACCCTGACCCAGGGTGAAATTGAGGCCGAACCCTACCAGACGCTGGGCCTGGAGCAGGCCGCGGCTGCCCGGCTCAAAGGCCGCTTGCGCAGCTGGGATAGCCTGGCAGTTCCGCTTTGGGGCGGCGTGCCACAGAGCCAATGTGTGCAGCTGGGCTATTACTGCCTGCAGTTGCCGGCGATGCAGGCGCAGCCCGAGCTGGGCGTGGGTTCGCGTGAGTCGGGCGAGGACGATATCCGTAGCGTGCGTGGTGCCAACTCAATCCAGCTGCCAGGCGATGCCGATGGGGTGCCCAGCTGGCGCAACCTCGTCGCTGATTTAGCTGCGAGCCTGCAGTACTTCCAGCCTGAGGTGGTGGTCACGCCACACCCGCAGCTCGACCCGCACAGCGATCATGTGGCCAGCACCGAGGCGCTGCTGGAGGCGATTGAACTGAGCAGCTGGAAGCCGAAAACCCTGCTGCTGTACGCCAACCATCTGCACGATAATGACCGCTGGCCCATGGGCCCAGCAGGCTTCGGCATTGCCTTGCCGCCCGCGATTGAGGCGCTGCCGGCAGATGGCGTGTGGAGCTCGGCTCTGGATGCTGCGCAGCAACTGGATAAAGCCATGGCCTTGGCCATGCAGCACGATTTACAAGGCGCATTGCCGCTCAAGCGGCGCATCCGCCGGCTGCTCCAGCGTCTGCTGGTGGGGCGTCGTTGGCCGGCAACCGGCGAGGATGAGTTCTTCCGCAAGGCGGTGCGCCGCCATGAATTATTCTGGGTGCGTACGCTCGGCGGCTAG
- the msbA gene encoding lipid A export permease/ATP-binding protein MsbA codes for MSGKAASQDASSSLKIYLRLLSYIRPYLGFFALSILGFLIFASTQPMLGYILKYFVDGLSNPAASLFPDVPYLQDLQLVQAVPLLIVLIAFWQGVGSFLGNYFLAKVSLGLVHDLRVALFNNLLTLPNRYFDSHNSGHVISRITFNVTMVTGAATDAIKVVIREGMTVIFLFATLLWMNWMLTLVMVAILPVIGLMVSSASKKFRKQSKKIQVAMGDVTHVASETIQGYRVVRSFGGETYEQGRFLEASSSNTEKQLRMTKTSAVYTPMLQLVIYSAMAVLMFLVLFMRGDASAGDLVAYITLAGLLPKPIRQLSEVSSTIQKGVAGAESIFEQLDETPEVDRGTQARERVSGRLEVNNLSFQYASSDKPVLDDISFVAEPGQMVALVGRSGSGKSTLANLIPRFYHHDQGQILLDGLDVEEYKLLNLRRHIALVTQHVTLFNDTVANNIAYGDLQGAPLDEVRQAAEAAYAAEFIEKMPQGYDTLVGENGVLLSGGQRQRLAIARALLKNAPLLILDEATSALDTESERHIQGALDEVMKGRTTLVIAHRLSTIEKADLILVMDQGRIVERGTHAELLARNGYYARLHEKDFVEGDDAVTFERDA; via the coding sequence ATGAGTGGAAAAGCTGCAAGCCAGGACGCTTCATCGAGCCTGAAAATCTATCTGCGCTTGCTCTCTTATATCCGTCCTTACCTAGGTTTTTTTGCGCTGAGTATTCTGGGGTTTTTAATCTTTGCCTCGACCCAGCCAATGCTCGGTTACATCCTCAAGTATTTTGTCGATGGCCTTTCCAATCCGGCCGCGAGCTTGTTTCCTGACGTGCCATACCTGCAGGATCTGCAATTGGTGCAGGCAGTGCCGCTGCTGATTGTATTGATCGCGTTTTGGCAGGGGGTGGGTTCTTTCCTGGGTAATTACTTCCTGGCCAAGGTGTCGCTGGGGCTGGTGCATGACCTGCGCGTGGCGCTGTTCAATAATTTATTGACGCTGCCTAATCGTTATTTTGATAGCCACAACTCCGGGCATGTGATTTCGCGCATTACCTTTAACGTGACCATGGTTACCGGGGCGGCAACTGATGCGATCAAAGTGGTCATCCGTGAAGGCATGACGGTGATTTTCCTGTTCGCCACCTTGTTGTGGATGAACTGGATGTTGACCTTGGTGATGGTCGCCATTCTTCCGGTGATCGGTTTAATGGTGAGTAGCGCGAGCAAGAAATTCCGCAAGCAGAGCAAGAAAATTCAAGTGGCGATGGGTGATGTCACCCACGTGGCTTCGGAAACCATTCAAGGTTATCGAGTGGTGCGCAGTTTTGGTGGCGAAACCTACGAGCAAGGGCGCTTTCTGGAAGCCAGTAGCAGTAACACGGAAAAACAGCTGCGCATGACCAAGACATCGGCGGTTTATACGCCGATGTTGCAACTGGTGATTTATAGCGCCATGGCGGTTCTGATGTTCTTGGTGCTGTTTATGCGTGGTGATGCTTCGGCAGGTGACCTGGTCGCCTACATCACCCTGGCGGGCCTGCTGCCGAAGCCGATTCGTCAGCTGTCTGAGGTGAGCTCAACCATTCAAAAGGGCGTGGCTGGCGCGGAGAGTATTTTCGAACAGCTGGATGAAACCCCCGAGGTGGATCGCGGCACTCAGGCGCGTGAGCGGGTTAGCGGGCGCTTGGAAGTCAATAACCTGAGCTTTCAATACGCCAGCAGTGACAAGCCGGTTCTGGATGACATCAGTTTTGTTGCCGAGCCTGGGCAGATGGTTGCTCTTGTGGGCCGCTCGGGCAGCGGTAAATCGACCTTGGCCAACCTGATTCCGCGCTTTTACCACCATGACCAGGGACAGATTTTGCTCGATGGTCTGGATGTCGAAGAGTACAAGCTGCTTAACCTTCGTCGTCATATCGCTCTAGTGACCCAACATGTCACCCTGTTCAACGATACTGTGGCCAATAACATCGCCTACGGCGACCTGCAGGGTGCGCCGCTGGATGAGGTGCGTCAGGCGGCGGAGGCGGCTTATGCCGCCGAGTTTATCGAGAAGATGCCGCAAGGCTACGACACCCTGGTGGGTGAAAATGGTGTGCTGTTGTCCGGCGGTCAGCGCCAGCGCCTGGCCATTGCTCGGGCGTTGTTGAAAAACGCTCCGCTATTGATTCTCGACGAGGCCACCTCGGCGCTCGACACCGAGTCTGAGCGGCATATTCAAGGCGCGTTGGATGAGGTGATGAAGGGGCGTACCACGTTGGTTATCGCCCATCGCCTGTCCACTATCGAGAAGGCCGACCTGATTTTGGTGATGGACCAGGGGCGTATCGTCGAGCGCGGCACGCATGCCGAATTGCTGGCGCGTAATGGTTATTACGCACGCCTGCATGAAAAAGACTTTGTTGAAGGCGATGACGCTGTGACGTTTGAGCGCGACGCCTGA
- a CDS encoding metal ABC transporter ATPase, with translation MPRTLIRKDPGTFKTLQLLVDASPEGLSYQGQGMPLNFAQMLAKRKPIDIADSQRFSVALANLGVSVRLTLNLQGREYWVLVRQRRADRGDVVLKLISGYVPAHELNLPLLTALQEVAEECLLETPEGWLSGRFGDTWLPTPYQRSLRYRESAHFNLSALSGAARPVQCGNLKLLERPRAYVHLPTASLQLVYDLRLDLPKETRELSLLHVDEHLEDGQLIACLNRARPDLFLIPLEQGRPSAELLTLKQGQLSPTGTRGLWLAESFAAQDGWLVRDERIRWQDWLSQQSAPPQKAPPKRGLRDLSNCRLTD, from the coding sequence ATGCCACGCACCCTGATCCGCAAAGACCCCGGCACCTTCAAAACCCTGCAGTTATTAGTCGACGCCAGCCCGGAAGGCCTGAGCTACCAGGGCCAGGGCATGCCGCTGAACTTTGCGCAGATGCTGGCCAAGCGCAAGCCGATAGACATCGCCGATAGCCAGCGCTTTAGCGTGGCACTGGCCAACCTCGGGGTTTCGGTGCGCCTGACCCTCAATTTGCAGGGCCGCGAGTATTGGGTACTGGTGCGTCAGCGCCGTGCCGATCGTGGCGATGTGGTGCTCAAGCTGATCTCCGGCTACGTACCGGCGCATGAGCTCAACCTGCCGCTGCTGACCGCCCTGCAGGAGGTGGCCGAAGAATGCCTGCTGGAAACCCCGGAAGGCTGGCTGAGCGGGCGCTTTGGCGACACCTGGCTGCCAACGCCCTACCAACGCAGCCTGCGCTACCGGGAAAGCGCCCACTTCAACCTCAGCGCGCTGTCTGGCGCGGCGCGGCCAGTACAATGTGGCAACCTCAAGCTACTTGAGCGCCCGCGCGCCTACGTGCACCTGCCGACTGCTTCACTGCAGCTGGTCTATGACCTACGTTTGGACCTGCCCAAAGAGACTCGAGAGCTCAGCCTGCTGCATGTCGACGAGCATCTGGAAGATGGTCAACTGATCGCCTGCCTCAACCGCGCCCGCCCCGACCTGTTTCTGATCCCGCTGGAGCAGGGCCGGCCGAGCGCAGAGCTGCTGACCCTGAAGCAAGGCCAACTGTCGCCCACAGGTACCCGTGGCTTGTGGCTGGCGGAAAGCTTTGCCGCGCAGGACGGCTGGCTGGTGCGCGATGAACGCATCCGCTGGCAAGACTGGCTGAGCCAACAAAGCGCGCCGCCACAAAAAGCCCCGCCTAAGCGGGGCTTGAGAGACCTCAGCAACTGCCGGCTGACGGATTAA